From one Methylomonas paludis genomic stretch:
- a CDS encoding cytochrome-c peroxidase, whose amino-acid sequence MQISVWLKSSRNHLKQWVNAGLAVILLIAYQSQVAAEIAEDLNPPIEQTLSQSTPILPPHPSVTALETLGRKMFFDANLSASGRLSCASCHDPRHAYGPANGLAVQLGGHDMRAQGPRAVPSLRYLQTVPLFTEHFHDEDVDDSVDAGPTGGFTWDGRAASLHEQARIPLLAAAEMANSNPAQVVAAIKRSVYVGEFSQVFGVDIFQDNEAAFKAACTALEVFQQNPEEFYPYTSKYDAFLRGETKLSRREAHGLDLFNDPQKGNCASCHPSALGRNRAFPNFTDFGYIAIGVPRNRQLQANADPDYFDLGLCGPFRQDLADQSRYCGLFRTPSLRNVATRQVFFHNGVFHNLLQVLHFYVGRDSHPEKYYAKDAEGRVMKYDDLPGRYHDHVNQDAPFGGDIKDRPVLTNREINDIIAFLHTLSDGWSSTH is encoded by the coding sequence ATGCAGATCAGCGTCTGGTTAAAATCCTCCCGAAATCACCTGAAGCAGTGGGTAAACGCTGGGCTTGCCGTTATTCTGCTTATTGCTTATCAGAGTCAAGTTGCAGCCGAAATCGCTGAAGATCTGAATCCGCCAATAGAGCAAACGCTAAGCCAATCTACACCAATATTGCCGCCCCATCCCTCGGTAACGGCGCTGGAAACATTAGGCCGAAAAATGTTTTTTGATGCTAACCTGTCCGCATCCGGTCGCTTATCGTGTGCCAGTTGCCACGACCCACGCCATGCTTATGGTCCTGCCAACGGTCTAGCTGTTCAACTGGGTGGCCATGATATGCGCGCCCAAGGGCCGCGTGCAGTCCCTTCATTACGTTATCTGCAAACCGTACCGTTATTTACCGAACATTTTCACGATGAGGATGTGGATGACAGTGTTGATGCCGGTCCCACCGGCGGCTTCACCTGGGACGGGCGTGCCGCCAGTTTGCATGAACAGGCGCGAATTCCTCTGTTGGCTGCAGCAGAAATGGCAAACAGCAATCCTGCTCAGGTAGTTGCGGCCATTAAACGTTCCGTTTATGTCGGCGAATTTAGTCAGGTGTTTGGCGTTGATATATTTCAGGATAATGAAGCCGCATTTAAGGCAGCTTGTACTGCGCTGGAGGTATTTCAGCAAAATCCGGAAGAGTTTTATCCCTATACAAGTAAATATGATGCATTTCTGCGCGGTGAAACCAAACTTAGCCGCCGTGAGGCACACGGTTTAGACCTGTTCAACGATCCGCAAAAAGGCAATTGCGCGTCCTGTCATCCCAGTGCTCTGGGACGGAATCGGGCATTTCCCAACTTTACCGATTTTGGCTATATTGCTATCGGTGTGCCGCGCAACCGGCAATTACAGGCTAACGCCGACCCGGATTACTTTGATTTGGGTTTATGTGGGCCGTTTCGTCAGGATCTGGCCGACCAGTCCCGCTATTGTGGTTTATTCCGTACCCCAAGCCTGCGCAATGTAGCTACTCGCCAAGTATTTTTTCATAACGGGGTTTTTCATAATCTGCTGCAGGTACTGCATTTTTATGTAGGACGAGATAGCCATCCAGAGAAATATTATGCTAAAGACGCTGAGGGCAGGGTGATGAAATATGATGATCTGCCGGGGCGATATCATGACCATGTTAATCAGGATGCGCCATTTGGCGGTGACATTAAAGATCGGCCGGTACTGACCAATCGGGAAATTAACGATATTATTGCCTTTCTGCATACCCTAAGCGATGGCTGGAGCAGTACGCATTAA
- a CDS encoding FeoC-like transcriptional regulator gives MILADIRSYLQVKHRVTLNELVVHFHIEADAMRGMLGKWISKGKVRKLGASQSQDCGSTCCKCDPLLTEIYEWVEGVS, from the coding sequence ATGATACTGGCAGATATACGCAGCTATTTACAAGTTAAACACCGAGTGACGCTGAATGAGTTGGTGGTGCATTTTCATATCGAAGCAGACGCCATGCGCGGAATGCTGGGTAAATGGATCAGCAAAGGCAAGGTGCGTAAACTGGGAGCTTCGCAAAGCCAAGATTGCGGTTCCACCTGTTGCAAATGCGACCCTTTGCTGACAGAGATTTATGAGTGGGTGGAGGGTGTGAGTTAG